The genome window TGTTGTATCTGTGGCGGTGACAAGAGATTTTAGGGTGCTTTTCTTTTAAAGTTTGAATCTTATGCCATGTATCGTCAGTTGAGAAATCATCTACAATAATCAATTCATCTACGGAAGCTTGATCTACCACCGTATGAACAATTTTTTCAATGGTCTTTTCCTCATTGTAAACCGGCATGACTATGGAGACAGACAACATGCAATTAGTTTCACGTTAAGTGGCAGGGTAGCCAAGTATTTAATTAATCTCTCGTATAAAAATACAGAAAGGCCATCAATGATCCGAAAATAAATAAAATACTACCAATGGCTCGGGTTAAGATAGAGGCCTCAGCAATCGCTTGGTGTATTTCAGAAAAGACTTGCCAGATGTATCCGATTAAAAGAAATGCAAAAGTCAGTAGTAAGAATAACCCTATTCCAAAAGCAGCCAATTTAATCTTACTACCGCGGATGTTGTGCCATAGGCTTTTTAATTTGTCTAGCTCTTCTAAAACATCTACTGCCTTGGCTTGCTCTTGATGGACTTGCTCCATCTTAGCAGTTCGGAACTGTTCCAATTCTTTCTCAAACAGGTACTGAGAGCGCTCAGCATCGTATTTTTCTCTTAGTTGGCAATCACTAAGCACTTCATAGGCTTCATTGATTTCTTTGAATGCCACATCCGCTGATTCTACTTCCTGATTAGCTCTGGTGTCAGGATGGTAGAGTCTCGCTAGTTCGCGAAAGGACTTCTTAATTTCTGAGGGACTGGCATCTCCGGAGACTTTTAAAATGTCATAATAATTTTTCACTCTTAGCCTCGAAGTTTAATCATTAGTTAAGATTTTTTCTTAAGTTTGATAGTTTGTTCAATCAATGGAATATCAGCAATGTCCTTGGGGCGTTGGATATGCTTTTTGCTTTTTAAGATTCGTTCTAAAGGAACGACCGGTATGAACATGTCTTGCCACTTTACTTTTTGGGCTCTTTTGAACTCTGTCGCGAATGAGTTCAGACCATCAATATGAAATAGAAAATTAACAAGAGAATCGTCCGATAGTGCAACAACTGTCTTTGCTAACGGCTTTCTTCCAAGTTCCTTGCAGAGCATGTATAGTTTAAGGTACTGGCGTTTGGGTAAATCAATCCAGATGTTTGTATCTAAGGTCGTTGCTGGAACACCTTGAAGCACTGCTGCTGACATACCAGCTATTTGAAACCGTATTTTTTTCTCTCTGAATATCTGTACAAGTTGTGCGAGCGGAGGAAGTTTTCGTGCATTTTCCATCTTTGATCAGGTGTTGCGCCTAAGCTACGAGCAAACAGAATGGCTTACTCTTCACTCAAATTTTTTTCCTGAAGAAATAGCTTTCTAAGCTGCTGTTCACTCTTTCTTCTTGATGTCATAGATTATATTAGCATTTCAAAGTGTTAGGGATAATGATCTAAATGGGCTCTCTCTAAATCCTCTGTGATCCCAGGAATCCCAACCCTGTCATCCTCGGACTTGATCCGGGGATCCATTGCTACTATCTATCTTGCTGAAATCTCTGCGCACTCTGTTACTCAGAGGTTAATACTACTGGTGTCTGCCTATTCCCTATGGTAGGGCGTACCGGTGGAAATGGTCTCAACGCGGTAAAGTTGCTCAAGAAGGACTAGGAGTGCTAATTCGTGTTGTAATGTCATAGGACTTAGGGCCCAGAGCCAGTCACTTTCTTTTCTTAATTCAGA of Verrucomicrobiota bacterium contains these proteins:
- a CDS encoding DnaJ domain-containing protein; translated protein: MKNYYDILKVSGDASPSEIKKSFRELARLYHPDTRANQEVESADVAFKEINEAYEVLSDCQLREKYDAERSQYLFEKELEQFRTAKMEQVHQEQAKAVDVLEELDKLKSLWHNIRGSKIKLAAFGIGLFLLLTFAFLLIGYIWQVFSEIHQAIAEASILTRAIGSILFIFGSLMAFLYFYTRD